One window of Trinickia caryophylli genomic DNA carries:
- a CDS encoding SDR family oxidoreductase, with protein MKIVVIGGSGLIGSRLVTLLREAGHQAVAASPRTGVNTITGDGLTPALAGADVVVDVANAPVWEPQAVLEFFRTSARNLGKAEVAVGVRHHVALSIVGTDRMPDNGYFRTKVAQQEAIVASGVPYTIVRATQFMEFIGGIADAGTEDGAVRIGDGLFQPIAAGDVAAILAQVALAEPLDGTIDIAGPDRAPFADIVARYLKEMGDARTVVTDREARYFGGRVEALSLVPLGDARIGRTDLGQWLAQAGRAA; from the coding sequence ATGAAGATTGTCGTAATCGGTGGTTCCGGATTGATCGGCTCACGTCTCGTGACGCTGCTCCGGGAAGCGGGCCATCAGGCGGTTGCCGCATCGCCGCGCACCGGCGTCAATACGATCACGGGCGATGGTCTGACGCCCGCGCTTGCCGGCGCCGATGTCGTCGTGGACGTGGCGAACGCGCCAGTGTGGGAACCCCAGGCCGTGCTCGAGTTCTTCCGCACTTCCGCGCGCAATCTTGGCAAGGCCGAAGTAGCGGTGGGCGTGCGCCATCATGTCGCGCTGTCCATCGTCGGCACCGACCGCATGCCCGACAACGGCTATTTCAGGACCAAGGTCGCGCAGCAAGAAGCCATCGTTGCCTCCGGCGTACCCTACACGATCGTGCGGGCAACGCAGTTCATGGAGTTCATCGGCGGGATTGCCGATGCGGGAACGGAAGACGGCGCGGTACGCATCGGCGACGGGCTGTTTCAGCCGATCGCCGCCGGCGACGTCGCGGCGATACTCGCGCAAGTCGCGCTCGCCGAGCCCCTCGACGGCACGATCGACATCGCCGGGCCGGATCGCGCGCCGTTTGCCGACATCGTCGCCCGTTATCTGAAGGAGATGGGCGACGCACGTACCGTCGTCACCGATCGCGAGGCCCGCTACTTCGGCGGCCGGGTGGAAGCGCTATCGCTCGTGCCGCTCGGCGATGCCCGGATCGGGCGTACCGACCTCGGCCAGTGGCTTGCCCAAGCCGGACGCGCGGCGTGA
- a CDS encoding TetR/AcrR family transcriptional regulator: MRESKRQQLVDKASELFSKYGFHPVGIDWIIDESKVARMTLYHHFSGKEDLIREVLEQRYTLIMDSIAENLAPMPDATARLKGIFDWYGTWFRTPEFSGCLFERALAEFGASAPRVTEVAIRYRADLLAMIEKLLDEIVPSAAAHRLAGVYVMLLSGATADARAVGDPRAASHAWHAAEGLLEQAKADAQTTREAR, from the coding sequence ATGCGCGAGAGCAAGCGCCAACAGTTGGTGGACAAAGCCAGCGAACTCTTTTCCAAATACGGCTTCCACCCTGTCGGCATCGACTGGATCATCGACGAGTCGAAAGTCGCGCGCATGACGCTCTATCATCACTTCTCGGGTAAGGAAGATCTGATCCGCGAGGTATTGGAACAACGTTACACGCTGATCATGGACAGCATCGCCGAAAACCTCGCGCCGATGCCCGATGCCACTGCCCGCCTGAAAGGCATTTTCGACTGGTACGGAACCTGGTTCCGCACACCCGAGTTCTCGGGCTGCCTGTTCGAGCGCGCACTCGCCGAATTCGGTGCCTCCGCCCCCAGGGTGACGGAGGTCGCCATACGCTATCGCGCCGACCTGCTGGCCATGATCGAAAAGCTGCTGGACGAGATCGTCCCGTCGGCTGCGGCGCACCGGCTGGCGGGCGTATACGTGATGCTGCTGAGCGGGGCCACGGCCGATGCACGCGCAGTCGGCGATCCTCGCGCCGCCTCGCATGCATGGCATGCAGCCGAAGGGCTGCTCGAGCAGGCAAAAGCCGACGCGCAGACAACGCGCGAAGCGCGCTAA
- a CDS encoding DUF6683 family protein, translated as MSDAEKQRQAETLGHLAMLAKAAERDLKARGDQTGLTRLREDVRRSAIKTIGVDVEGLRLTANGLGR; from the coding sequence GTGTCGGACGCGGAGAAGCAACGCCAGGCCGAAACGCTCGGCCATCTCGCGATGCTCGCGAAAGCTGCGGAGCGGGACCTCAAAGCACGAGGCGATCAAACCGGTCTCACCCGGCTTCGCGAGGACGTTCGACGCAGCGCCATCAAAACGATCGGCGTGGACGTCGAAGGCTTGCGTCTGACGGCCAACGGGCTGGGGCGATAA
- a CDS encoding DoxX family protein: MKRNPFTASTRDSETRQRLLFPFMVNVYEAAEPFLYAALRCGFGLIVFTHGLPKLLGTSHGSMADPMQGSIDLIRNAMGLPFAPELAFLVMLLETFGALFLAAGLVVRPVALAIMLEMVGISYALGPRWPWIDRGIEYPVLMALLAAYIAVRGGGTYALDKLAKREF; this comes from the coding sequence ATGAAACGCAATCCCTTCACCGCTTCCACCCGCGATTCCGAAACCCGGCAGCGCCTGCTGTTTCCATTCATGGTCAACGTCTACGAAGCCGCCGAACCCTTCCTGTATGCGGCGCTCCGTTGCGGATTCGGCCTCATCGTTTTCACGCATGGCCTGCCGAAATTGTTGGGCACGTCGCACGGGTCCATGGCGGACCCGATGCAAGGTTCGATCGATCTGATCCGAAACGCCATGGGGTTGCCCTTCGCACCGGAACTCGCGTTCCTGGTGATGCTGCTCGAAACGTTCGGCGCGCTTTTCCTTGCGGCGGGCCTCGTCGTGCGCCCCGTTGCCCTCGCGATCATGCTGGAGATGGTGGGAATCAGCTACGCATTGGGCCCCCGATGGCCGTGGATAGACCGGGGTATCGAATACCCCGTGCTGATGGCCCTCTTGGCCGCCTACATCGCTGTGCGCGGCGGCGGCACCTACGCGCTGGACAAGCTCGCGAAACGGGAATTCTGA
- a CDS encoding substrate-binding domain-containing protein, which produces MKSMLKILRPTAAGMLISVALSTQVSAAGPKTVSGPGTDPGCFKPESASTKYFQWPAKQGPYRIALVNGFIANDWRVQMIRVAKAYVAQPAVKKDIKEFKVVSVGQDISAQIAAANNFIDQGFDAIIVDANSAAAFKGVVHKANAKGVVVVSFDNVIDSPDQISVNVNQIGLGEIAASFLLKEAKKTGDLTFLHVRGPSGQPVDLARDKGFHGVLDKSGRKVKVVDVIGNWAPGDSQKATADAISAGGVFDGIYVQGGSQGAVQAMLDAGKFKAPVSGETENAYRMLCDKAKLTCQSGGTGPAQSAVAIKTALAALHGDVIPQSVALPTSIDYSPFTPGKDVFPSLPGSFFAGNNFPSCNIGFSAEEIATQTGTNN; this is translated from the coding sequence ATGAAAAGCATGCTGAAGATTCTGCGTCCCACGGCAGCGGGAATGTTGATATCGGTCGCGTTGTCGACGCAGGTCTCGGCAGCCGGTCCCAAGACCGTGAGCGGGCCGGGCACCGATCCGGGCTGCTTCAAACCCGAATCCGCCAGCACGAAATACTTCCAGTGGCCCGCCAAACAGGGCCCCTACCGCATCGCGCTCGTCAACGGATTCATCGCCAACGACTGGCGCGTCCAGATGATCCGCGTCGCCAAAGCGTACGTGGCGCAGCCCGCGGTGAAAAAAGACATCAAGGAATTCAAGGTCGTCTCCGTCGGCCAGGACATCTCCGCACAGATCGCGGCCGCCAATAACTTCATCGACCAGGGCTTCGACGCGATCATCGTCGACGCCAACAGCGCCGCGGCGTTCAAGGGCGTCGTGCACAAGGCCAACGCCAAGGGCGTGGTCGTCGTGTCCTTCGACAATGTGATCGACAGCCCCGATCAGATTTCGGTCAACGTCAACCAGATCGGCCTCGGCGAGATAGCCGCCTCCTTCTTGCTGAAGGAGGCCAAAAAGACGGGCGATCTGACTTTCCTGCACGTGCGTGGCCCGTCCGGCCAGCCCGTCGATCTCGCGCGCGACAAAGGATTTCACGGCGTGCTCGACAAGTCCGGCCGCAAGGTAAAGGTGGTCGACGTGATCGGGAACTGGGCGCCGGGCGACTCGCAAAAGGCCACCGCCGACGCGATTTCCGCCGGAGGCGTCTTCGACGGCATTTATGTCCAGGGCGGATCGCAAGGCGCGGTGCAGGCCATGCTCGATGCCGGCAAATTCAAGGCACCGGTTTCGGGCGAAACCGAGAACGCTTATCGCATGCTTTGCGACAAGGCCAAACTCACCTGCCAGTCGGGCGGCACAGGCCCCGCACAGAGCGCCGTGGCAATCAAGACCGCGCTTGCCGCACTGCACGGCGACGTGATTCCGCAAAGCGTTGCGCTGCCCACCTCGATCGACTATTCGCCGTTCACGCCGGGCAAGGACGTCTTCCCCAGCCTGCCGGGAAGCTTCTTTGCAGGCAATAACTTCCCGAGCTGCAACATCGGCTTCTCGGCCGAGGAAATCGCCACGCAAACCGGCACGAACAACTGA
- a CDS encoding sugar ABC transporter ATP-binding protein codes for MVEQTSGAPPLLRVEGVSKHYGGVRALENVQFSCRAGSIHALIGENGAGKSTFIKILSGVVQPDSGRIFLDGVPVGFATPGAAADAGISCIFQELSLLPDLSVADNIGITHPPRRFGLIDRAAQRRRAEEMLARIGGEDIHPAAPVGTLPLSRQQMVEIAKALARRPKVLILDEATSALTAADVAKVLTLLKQLRAEGMAIIYISHRMHEIAELADDCTVFRNGRYIETFKAGTKSDEAIVEMMIGREYSSVFPALGGTKRDGKPALAVRNLSWSSELKDVSLDVHPGEVVGLGGLDGQGQRQFLLALFGALIGVGGEIELAGRPVKITSPRHAKSPELGLALIPEDRKNEGLMLPMTVRENLSFAALDAVSRFGRIDRRAEAQRVDALMRQLSIKSNGLDGPVAALSGGNQQKVVIGKWLMTKPRIVLLNDPTRGIDVGTKQEIYQLLRRLAEEGTAILFYSTDYDELIGCCDRVAVFYDGTVSRMLEGAELTEHNLIGAALNLTSTAERSASNVAR; via the coding sequence ATGGTCGAGCAGACGTCCGGCGCACCCCCTCTGTTGCGCGTGGAGGGTGTGTCCAAGCATTACGGCGGCGTTCGGGCGCTGGAGAACGTCCAGTTCTCGTGCCGCGCGGGTTCGATTCACGCGCTCATCGGCGAAAACGGCGCGGGCAAATCCACTTTCATCAAGATTCTTTCGGGCGTGGTGCAGCCCGACAGCGGGCGCATCTTCCTCGACGGCGTGCCGGTCGGCTTCGCCACGCCCGGCGCGGCGGCCGACGCCGGCATCTCGTGCATCTTTCAAGAGCTTTCGCTGCTGCCCGATCTGAGCGTGGCGGACAACATCGGCATCACGCACCCACCGCGGCGCTTCGGGCTCATCGACCGCGCCGCCCAGCGGCGGCGCGCGGAAGAAATGCTCGCCCGCATCGGCGGAGAGGACATCCATCCCGCAGCGCCCGTCGGCACCCTGCCGCTCTCGCGCCAGCAAATGGTGGAAATTGCCAAAGCGCTCGCGCGACGGCCCAAAGTCCTCATTCTCGATGAAGCGACCTCGGCATTGACCGCGGCCGACGTGGCCAAGGTGTTGACGCTTCTGAAACAGCTGCGTGCCGAGGGCATGGCGATCATCTACATCTCGCACCGGATGCACGAGATTGCCGAACTGGCCGACGACTGCACCGTTTTTCGCAACGGCCGCTACATCGAAACGTTCAAAGCCGGCACCAAATCGGACGAAGCCATCGTCGAGATGATGATCGGCCGGGAGTACTCGAGCGTTTTCCCTGCTCTCGGCGGCACGAAGCGCGATGGCAAACCGGCGCTGGCGGTGCGCAATCTGTCCTGGTCCAGCGAGTTGAAGGACGTGTCGCTCGACGTACACCCCGGCGAAGTGGTCGGCCTCGGCGGCCTCGATGGCCAAGGCCAGCGACAGTTCCTGCTCGCGCTCTTCGGTGCGCTCATCGGTGTGGGGGGCGAGATCGAATTAGCCGGCCGCCCGGTAAAAATCACGAGCCCGCGCCACGCGAAATCGCCTGAATTGGGGCTTGCGCTGATCCCCGAAGATCGAAAGAACGAAGGGCTGATGCTGCCGATGACGGTACGCGAAAACCTGTCGTTCGCCGCACTCGATGCGGTGAGCCGGTTCGGACGCATCGACCGCCGGGCCGAAGCGCAGCGCGTGGATGCGCTGATGCGGCAGCTCTCGATCAAATCGAACGGGCTGGACGGCCCCGTGGCCGCGCTCTCGGGCGGCAACCAGCAGAAGGTCGTGATCGGAAAATGGCTGATGACGAAGCCGCGCATCGTCCTGCTGAACGACCCGACGAGAGGCATCGACGTGGGCACGAAACAGGAGATCTATCAGTTGCTGCGCCGGCTGGCCGAAGAGGGCACCGCGATCCTCTTCTACTCGACCGACTACGACGAGTTGATCGGTTGCTGCGACCGGGTGGCCGTCTTCTACGACGGCACTGTCAGCCGCATGCTGGAGGGCGCCGAATTGACCGAGCACAACCTGATCGGCGCCGCGCTGAATCTGACATCGACGGCCGAGCGGTCCGCCTCCAACGTGGCAAGGTAA
- a CDS encoding ABC transporter permease, with amino-acid sequence MKTIETQAPAVTGTRRPGYWRYWLAAQRGPLVAVAIFVAMFGVYGAAQPIGLSADIINTAANKGALLALVAMAQTLPVLTGGLDLSVGMIFMLANCLASTLVTGDALTSAFGVASVLAAGLLCGLVNGLIVVYGRLQPLIATLATSAIYFGIALALRPQPGGDINGDLAELMTRSTYGIPSSALLVFAAVVCVWLPYRRSTLGRAAYAVGSSEQAAYMSGVSIARAKLGAYTLAGFFAALGGLLLTCITFSGEARAALGGDYTLNSIAALVIGGTSLFGGAGGAVGSIFGAFVMRTVGDLLIVFNINPVLQPLFVGLVLLFAVSLGSLRLLRVRNKLDLYR; translated from the coding sequence ATGAAAACGATCGAGACACAGGCGCCTGCCGTAACGGGTACCCGTCGCCCCGGCTATTGGCGATACTGGTTGGCGGCGCAGCGCGGCCCGCTCGTTGCGGTGGCGATCTTCGTTGCCATGTTCGGCGTATATGGCGCGGCTCAGCCAATCGGGCTCAGTGCCGACATCATCAACACGGCGGCGAACAAAGGCGCGCTGTTGGCGCTCGTGGCAATGGCTCAGACGCTGCCGGTATTGACGGGCGGACTCGATCTGTCCGTCGGGATGATCTTCATGCTGGCCAACTGCCTCGCATCCACCCTCGTCACGGGCGATGCGCTCACGAGCGCATTCGGCGTGGCGAGTGTGCTGGCCGCCGGGCTGCTGTGCGGCCTCGTCAACGGGTTGATCGTCGTCTATGGCCGGCTGCAGCCGTTGATCGCCACGCTCGCGACGAGCGCCATCTATTTCGGTATCGCACTCGCCTTGCGCCCGCAGCCCGGCGGCGACATCAACGGCGACCTCGCCGAGCTGATGACGCGTTCCACCTATGGCATTCCCTCCTCCGCTCTGCTGGTCTTCGCCGCCGTCGTCTGCGTCTGGCTGCCCTACCGGCGCTCCACGCTCGGACGGGCCGCCTACGCGGTCGGCTCCTCCGAGCAGGCGGCCTACATGTCCGGTGTTTCGATCGCACGGGCAAAGCTCGGCGCCTATACGCTTGCGGGATTCTTCGCGGCGCTGGGCGGCCTTCTTCTCACGTGCATCACGTTCTCCGGCGAAGCGCGCGCCGCACTCGGCGGCGACTACACGCTGAACTCGATCGCGGCGCTCGTGATCGGCGGCACATCGCTCTTCGGCGGGGCGGGCGGCGCAGTCGGCTCCATCTTCGGCGCATTCGTGATGCGCACGGTGGGCGATCTGCTCATCGTCTTCAACATCAATCCCGTTTTGCAGCCGCTCTTCGTCGGGCTCGTATTGCTCTTTGCCGTCAGCCTCGGTTCGCTGCGTCTGCTGCGCGTTCGCAACAAGCTGGACCTCTACCGTTAG
- a CDS encoding ABC transporter permease, translating to MPKIDTATLVAFGCIVLLLSLGAAAKPGFLSVEYLAQQLQVAAFLGTIATGQMIVILMGQIDLSIPWTIAIGGMMATGASGVLGPTLGVPLAIPFGIFCGLVIGLINGFGVAYLRAPSMIFTLGMNAVAQGLMVYHTGGFAPQDRATGLMISLASGQLIPGVANPLLVWIALGASTTYMLTRTRLGRQIYAIGNRERAVFLSGVDTRRVTLIAFAFSGACAAAGGILLAGWANRSYQAMGDPYLLPTIAAIVLGGTHVLGGRGTYVGTVAGVILITLLQSILSVLQPQNYFAQMGISLPADVFRQVVFGLVIIGMMMLYGREKVVR from the coding sequence TTGCCCAAGATCGACACCGCGACGCTCGTCGCCTTCGGCTGCATCGTGCTGCTGCTTTCACTGGGTGCCGCGGCCAAGCCCGGCTTCCTGTCAGTCGAATATCTCGCCCAGCAACTGCAGGTTGCCGCCTTTCTCGGCACGATCGCAACGGGGCAGATGATCGTCATTCTCATGGGCCAGATCGACCTCTCGATTCCGTGGACGATCGCGATCGGCGGCATGATGGCCACCGGTGCCTCCGGCGTATTGGGGCCCACGCTGGGCGTGCCGCTCGCGATTCCGTTCGGGATTTTTTGCGGTCTCGTCATTGGCCTGATAAACGGTTTCGGCGTCGCTTATCTGCGTGCGCCTTCGATGATCTTCACGCTCGGCATGAATGCGGTCGCGCAAGGGCTCATGGTCTATCACACCGGCGGCTTCGCACCGCAGGACCGGGCCACCGGCCTCATGATCTCGCTCGCGAGCGGACAGTTGATCCCCGGCGTCGCCAATCCGCTGCTCGTCTGGATCGCCTTGGGGGCAAGCACCACGTATATGCTGACGCGCACCCGACTCGGCCGGCAGATCTATGCGATCGGCAATCGCGAGCGGGCTGTGTTTCTTTCGGGTGTGGATACCCGGCGCGTCACGCTGATCGCGTTTGCGTTTTCCGGCGCCTGCGCCGCGGCTGGCGGCATCCTGCTCGCCGGCTGGGCGAACCGGTCCTATCAGGCCATGGGCGATCCCTATCTGCTGCCGACGATCGCGGCGATCGTGCTCGGCGGCACGCACGTGCTCGGAGGCCGGGGCACGTATGTGGGCACCGTTGCGGGCGTCATCCTCATTACGCTTTTGCAGTCGATCCTATCGGTGCTGCAGCCGCAGAATTACTTTGCCCAGATGGGAATCAGCCTGCCGGCCGACGTGTTTCGGCAGGTCGTTTTCGGACTCGTGATCATCGGGATGATGATGCTTTACGGACGGGAAAAAGTCGTTCGGTGA
- a CDS encoding LysR family transcriptional regulator, with protein sequence MAKTDRIDFADLKTFLTIVRCRSFTLAAIELGQTPSAVSHAMRRLEDRLGAKLLNRSSRAVSATATGHDLAERLENGFNEIGAALETFDAPGAARLGEIRLNVFADAAHLLIAPALPEFVRLCPDVRLTVVVENRPIDIVAEGYDAGIRYGHYVPEDMVAVPLTGAQRWVMAASPSYLDTHGPPRLPDDLAEHVCLQLLLGDNSSYRWEVRADGAPRRLRVPGLLTINDTATTISACKAGLGIAYVLEARIADELARGELRIVLERNAYPEDPFHIYYSSRRYKHPALLTLIDIIREQQSLPKLVSRGRSRSAKAAAGSAATAVTERLFPVRKASSSR encoded by the coding sequence ATGGCAAAGACGGATCGCATCGACTTCGCAGATCTGAAGACGTTCCTGACCATCGTCAGATGCCGCAGCTTCACACTCGCCGCCATCGAGCTTGGGCAGACCCCCTCGGCGGTCAGCCATGCAATGCGGCGTCTGGAAGACCGCCTCGGCGCGAAACTGTTGAACAGGTCGAGCAGGGCGGTCTCGGCTACGGCAACGGGCCATGATTTGGCCGAGCGGTTGGAAAACGGCTTCAACGAAATCGGCGCGGCGCTCGAGACTTTCGACGCGCCGGGCGCCGCGCGGCTTGGCGAGATTCGCCTGAACGTTTTTGCCGATGCCGCGCATCTGCTGATTGCCCCTGCGCTGCCGGAGTTCGTGCGACTGTGTCCCGACGTGCGGCTGACGGTCGTCGTTGAAAACAGGCCCATCGACATCGTGGCCGAGGGCTACGATGCGGGGATTCGGTATGGCCACTACGTCCCCGAAGACATGGTTGCGGTTCCGCTCACCGGTGCGCAGCGTTGGGTCATGGCGGCGTCGCCTTCTTATCTGGATACGCATGGCCCGCCGCGCTTGCCCGATGATCTGGCCGAGCACGTTTGTCTTCAGCTGTTGCTCGGCGACAATTCCAGCTATCGCTGGGAGGTGCGAGCCGATGGAGCGCCTCGCCGCCTGCGCGTCCCGGGCCTGCTCACGATCAATGACACGGCGACCACCATCAGCGCGTGCAAGGCGGGCCTGGGCATAGCCTACGTACTCGAAGCCCGAATAGCGGACGAACTGGCGCGCGGAGAACTGCGGATCGTGCTGGAAAGGAACGCTTACCCGGAGGACCCGTTTCATATCTATTACAGCAGCCGCCGGTATAAACATCCGGCGCTGCTGACGTTGATCGATATCATCCGGGAACAGCAGTCGCTCCCGAAGCTCGTCTCGCGCGGCCGGAGCCGGTCGGCGAAGGCCGCCGCCGGCTCTGCAGCGACCGCTGTCACCGAACGACTTTTTCCCGTCCGTAAAGCATCATCATCCCGATGA
- a CDS encoding SDR family NAD(P)-dependent oxidoreductase: MPSFEQIRIGELNGTKVLVTGGSTGIGAAVVRAFAAQGAYVVAHYNESEAAAQALRAECPQQIRLVRGDMSEAGCAAHVVKAAADMLGGLDGLVNNAGGMLGRIKTTEMPEGHFDRVVSLNARSVWDATRAAHPFLKETRGYVINTSSVAARTGGGAGAVLYAAAKSFVSSLTRGHAKEFVQDGIRVNAVAPGLIQTPFHDKYTPPDVQAAQTASVPMGRAGLPEECVGAFLFLASPAMSGYITGQVIEVNGGQLMP, encoded by the coding sequence ATGCCCTCTTTCGAGCAGATCCGCATTGGCGAGCTCAACGGCACGAAGGTTCTCGTCACTGGCGGGTCCACCGGCATTGGGGCGGCGGTCGTTCGCGCCTTTGCCGCGCAGGGTGCCTACGTGGTGGCTCACTACAACGAGAGCGAGGCGGCGGCCCAGGCGCTGCGCGCCGAATGTCCCCAACAGATCCGGCTCGTCCGGGGCGACATGAGCGAAGCGGGCTGCGCCGCACACGTCGTAAAGGCTGCGGCGGACATGCTCGGTGGCCTCGATGGGCTCGTCAACAACGCCGGCGGCATGTTGGGGCGTATCAAGACCACCGAAATGCCTGAAGGTCATTTCGATCGCGTCGTCAGCCTCAATGCCCGCTCGGTCTGGGATGCCACGCGGGCCGCTCACCCGTTCCTCAAGGAAACGAGGGGCTACGTCATCAACACGTCGTCGGTGGCCGCGCGCACCGGCGGGGGCGCGGGGGCGGTGCTTTATGCGGCTGCCAAGAGCTTCGTCAGCAGCTTGACGCGCGGCCACGCGAAGGAATTCGTTCAGGACGGCATCCGGGTCAACGCCGTGGCCCCCGGACTCATCCAGACACCGTTCCACGACAAATACACACCACCCGATGTGCAAGCGGCGCAGACGGCGTCGGTGCCGATGGGCAGAGCGGGGTTGCCGGAAGAATGCGTGGGCGCATTCCTCTTTCTGGCGTCTCCCGCAATGTCGGGGTACATCACCGGGCAGGTGATCGAAGTCAACGGCGGGCAACTCATGCCATGA
- a CDS encoding aldo/keto reductase, whose amino-acid sequence MNQRMFGQTGKAVSEIGFGAWAIGGSWGDVSENDAKAALHAALDSGTTFIDTADVYGDGRSERIIAAVLKERGGPRPFVATKAGRRLEPHVAQGYTAANLNAFVDRSLKNLDTDCLDLVQLHCPPTAVYYRPEVFEAMDRMVAAGKIRNYGVSVEKVEEGLKAIEYPGVKSVQIIYNIFRQRPAALFMREAKSRDVAVIVRVPLASGLLTGKMTADTAFAADDHRHFNREGQAFDKGETFAGVPYDVALGAIDKIRPLVPEGVTMAQFALRWILMNQGVTTVIPGARNAAQAKANNAASDLPPLTDAAMSTLRELYLQTIAPFVHHQW is encoded by the coding sequence ATGAATCAGCGGATGTTTGGACAAACCGGAAAAGCCGTTTCGGAGATCGGGTTCGGCGCATGGGCAATCGGCGGGTCATGGGGCGACGTGTCCGAGAACGACGCAAAGGCCGCGCTGCATGCGGCGCTGGATAGCGGCACGACGTTCATCGACACGGCCGATGTGTACGGCGATGGGCGCTCCGAGCGCATCATCGCAGCCGTGCTGAAAGAACGAGGCGGCCCGCGGCCGTTCGTGGCCACCAAGGCGGGCCGTCGGCTCGAGCCGCATGTGGCCCAGGGCTATACGGCCGCCAATCTGAATGCCTTTGTCGACCGGTCGCTGAAAAACCTCGACACCGATTGCCTCGATCTCGTGCAGCTCCATTGCCCGCCAACAGCGGTCTACTACCGGCCGGAGGTCTTCGAGGCGATGGATCGCATGGTCGCCGCGGGGAAGATCCGCAACTATGGCGTATCGGTGGAAAAGGTCGAGGAAGGGCTCAAGGCTATCGAATACCCGGGCGTGAAGTCCGTGCAGATCATTTACAACATCTTCCGACAGCGGCCGGCCGCGCTTTTCATGCGCGAAGCCAAGAGCCGGGACGTTGCGGTAATCGTCCGTGTGCCGCTGGCGTCAGGGTTGCTTACGGGGAAGATGACTGCCGATACGGCGTTCGCCGCCGATGACCATCGCCATTTCAATCGCGAGGGGCAGGCTTTCGACAAAGGCGAAACGTTTGCCGGCGTGCCCTACGACGTGGCCCTCGGGGCAATCGACAAGATTCGCCCGCTGGTTCCGGAAGGCGTCACCATGGCGCAGTTCGCGTTGCGGTGGATCCTGATGAATCAGGGCGTGACGACAGTCATTCCTGGGGCCAGAAACGCCGCACAAGCGAAGGCGAACAATGCGGCGAGCGACTTGCCGCCCTTGACGGACGCTGCGATGTCCACGTTGCGCGAGCTCTACTTGCAGACGATCGCCCCGTTTGTTCACCATCAGTGGTGA
- a CDS encoding lipoate--protein ligase family protein, with the protein MSFDMVDFAAGTADPLAAENDLLSLAGSGRSVAHLWQAPVSLVVPRSYQRFAALERARAEFAQRGCPVFMRLSGGGLVPQGPGILNLSLAYPVRGTVGELSEGVYRHLCEILGNALGTLGLRTHCQAVEGSFCDGRFNLAWGPAGDARKIAGTAQFWRRMNASQASSAPLHVVLAHAVLLVTADPVEINQRANAFEEAIGSARRYLPGRVVSVQQALYGTGGAPADRLTERVASALRACVAEAAPPAGVDDRG; encoded by the coding sequence ATGTCATTCGATATGGTCGATTTCGCTGCCGGCACCGCCGATCCCCTCGCCGCGGAGAACGATCTGCTGTCGCTGGCGGGCTCCGGCCGAAGCGTCGCGCATCTTTGGCAGGCGCCGGTCTCGCTGGTCGTGCCGCGCAGCTACCAGCGCTTCGCAGCGCTGGAGCGCGCGCGTGCCGAGTTCGCCCAGCGCGGTTGCCCGGTCTTTATGCGCCTGTCCGGCGGCGGACTCGTGCCGCAGGGGCCGGGCATTCTCAATCTGAGCTTGGCCTATCCGGTGCGGGGCACCGTGGGCGAGCTTTCCGAGGGTGTTTATCGACACCTGTGCGAGATTCTCGGCAACGCACTTGGCACGCTGGGGCTGCGGACGCATTGCCAGGCGGTGGAAGGCTCGTTCTGCGACGGCCGTTTCAATCTGGCCTGGGGGCCGGCGGGCGACGCACGCAAGATCGCCGGTACCGCGCAATTCTGGCGCCGCATGAACGCGTCGCAAGCGTCGTCGGCGCCGCTGCACGTGGTGCTGGCGCACGCTGTGCTGCTCGTCACCGCTGATCCCGTGGAAATCAACCAGCGTGCCAATGCCTTCGAGGAGGCTATCGGCAGCGCAAGGCGCTATCTGCCCGGGCGGGTAGTCAGCGTACAGCAGGCGCTTTACGGCACGGGCGGTGCGCCGGCTGACCGGCTCACCGAGCGGGTCGCGTCGGCACTTCGTGCGTGCGTGGCCGAGGCCGCACCGCCCGCCGGCGTAGACGATCGAGGGTAG